In the genome of Mycteria americana isolate JAX WOST 10 ecotype Jacksonville Zoo and Gardens chromosome 7, USCA_MyAme_1.0, whole genome shotgun sequence, one region contains:
- the LOC142412207 gene encoding uncharacterized protein LOC142412207 — protein MGRPRKEPTGTSSPRPAATASKTAPAALPPSTSATRAKAAAAGSRSRSTPAAGAAGTSQRRGVKQDSSQPRSTASRGALGDARDQHRASARSSSTTQKKPPGAKGPTGPARPDPCPQKQQPRADPSEAWGRFLPPLESQDIQWVEKETRGQRSNPKWYEWRENRITASVAPKIANSRFANGKTAEVPQSYLKAVVSSSPTVQTPAMSWGVRNEKVAVRAYEELKSQAVGKPVQVEDCGLFIHQEKRWIAASPDGIIKEAATGKALGLLEVKCPYKHRNRTVREACKDKDFCLKVDGDSYALKKDHAYFTQVQCQLAAAGFQRADFVVHTTKETAVVPVEFDAKFWGQTVPKLEKFYTEAVIPHLEGKAGGSVWAKEE, from the coding sequence ATGGGGAGACCCAGGAAGGAGCCCACCGGCACGTCATCCCCTCGTCCGGCCGCAACCGCCTCCAAAACCGCCCCTGCCGCGCTGCCGCCTTCCACCTCGGCCACCCGGGCCAaggctgcggctgcgggcagccgATCCAGGAGCACtccggctgccggggctgccggcaccaGCCAGAGGCGGGGGGTAAAGCAAGACTCCTCTCAGCCGAGATCCACAGCATCCCGCGGAGCCCTAGGAGATGCCAGAGACCAGCACAGAGCATCCGCCAGGAGTTCCTCTACAACCCAGAAGAAGCCTCCTGGTGCCAAAGGACCCACTGGTCCGGCCAGACCTGACCCATGTCCGCAGAAGCAGCAGCCTAGGGCTGACCCGAGCGAGGCCTGGGGCCGGTTCCTGCCCCCCCTGGAGAGCCAGGACATCCAGTGGGTGGAGAAGGAGACCCGGGGCCAGCGGAGCAACCCCAAATGGTACGAGTGGCGAGAGAACCGCATCACTGCCTCCGTGGCCCCCAAGATCGCCAACAGCAGGTTTGCCAACGGCAAGACGGCTGAGGTGCCCCAGTCCTACCTGAAAGCGGTGGTGAGCTCCAGCCCCACGGTGCAGACGCCAGCCATGTCCTGGGGGGTCCGCAATGAGAAGGTGGCCGTGCGGGCCTATGAGGAGCTGAAGTCACAGGCGGTGGGCAAGCCGGTGCAGGTTGAGGACTGCGGCCTCTTCATCCACCAGGAGAAGAGGTGGATCGCCGCCAGCCCGGATGGCATCATCAAGGAGGCAGCCACAGGGAaggccctggggctgctggaggtgaaGTGTCCCTACAAGCACAGGAACAGGACAGTGCGCGAGGCCTGCAAGGACAAGGACTTCTGCCTGAAGGTGGACGGGGACTCCTACGCCCTGAAGAAGGATCATGCCTACTTCACCCAGGTCCAGTGCCAGCTGGCGGCCGCTGGCTTCCAGCGGGCTGACTTCGTGGTGCACACCACCAAGGAGACGGCTGTGGTCCCTGTGGAGTTCGATGCCAAGTTCTGGGGGCAGACGGTGCCCAAGCTGGAAAAGTTTTACACCGAGGCGGTGATTCCCCACCTGGAGGGGAAGGCAGGTGGCTCCGTCTGGGCCAAGGAGGAGTAG